The Acinonyx jubatus isolate Ajub_Pintada_27869175 chromosome D2, VMU_Ajub_asm_v1.0, whole genome shotgun sequence genome contains a region encoding:
- the TBCE gene encoding tubulin-specific chaperone E isoform X2 — MYMLVHMCELYFSCSQLSKLQEVSLRNCVVSCAGDKGTIAKACPNIRRVDLSRNLLSSWDEVLNIADQLKHLEVLNLSENKLHFPSVSPSLAGTFPALKVLVLNRTGITWAEVLRCAPGWPVLEELYLKSNDISISERPADVLQTVKLLDLSSNPLIDENQLFLIAYLPRLEQLILSDVGISSIHFPDAGTGCKTAMFPSLQYLVVNDNQISQWSFINELDKLQSLRALSCVRNPLTEGGSGPQTTRQFIIAKIGQLKTLNKCEILPEERRGAELDYRKAFGNEWKKAGGHQDPDKNRPNEEFLAAHPRYQSLCLKYGAPEDGELKTRQPFLLKNQLLTLKIKYPNQVDQKVTEKQLLGSMTIQKVKGLLSRLLKVPVSELVLSYESPKMPGREIELENDQQSLQFYSVENGDYLLVRW; from the exons ATGTACATGCTTGTACATATGTGTGAACTCTATTTTTCATGCAGTCAGCTGAGCAAGCTGCAAGAAGTTTCTCTGAGGAACTGCGTGGTGAGTTGTGCTGGCGACAAAGGAACAATTGCCAAAGCGTGTCCTA ATATCAGAAGGGTAGATTTGTCAAGAAACCTGCTGTCCTCATGGGATGAAGTCCTAAATATTGCTGATCAGCTCAAACACCTGGAAGTTCTCAATCTCAG TGAGAATAAACTACACTTTCCCTCGGTTTCACCATCTCTAGCTGGAACATTTCCTGCACTGAAGGTTTTAGTTCTTAACCGAACAGGAATAACGTGGGCTGAG GTGCTGCGGTGCGCCCCCGGGTGGCCGGTCCTGGAGGAGCTGTACCTCAAGTCTAACGACATCTCCATTTCAGAAAG GCCGGCGGATGTTCTACAGACGGTCAAGTTATTAGACCTTTCCTCTAATCCATTAATTGATGAAAATCAGCTGTTTCTCATAGCGTATCTCCCCAG attagAACAACTAATCCTTTCTGACGTCGGAATTTCTTCTATACATTTTCCGGATGCAGGAACTG GGTGCAAAACAGCAATGTTTCCTTCCTTGCAGTACCTTGTAGTAAATGACAATCAGATCTCACAA TGGTCATTTATCAATGAGCTGGATAAGTTACAGAGTCTGCGTGCTCTGTCCTGCGTAAGAAACCCCCTGACGGAAGGAGGCAGTGGACCACAGACCACACGCCAGTTCATCATCGCCAAAATCGGTCAGCTCAAGACCCTGAACAAATGTGAG ATTCTACCAGAGGAAAGGCGTGGGGCTGAGCTTGATTACCGAAAAGCATttggaaatgaatggaaaaaggcTGGCGGACATCAGGATCCAGACAAAAACAGGCCAAATGAAGAATTTCTTGCAGCCCATCCCAGATACCAGTCGCTCTGCCTGA AATATGGTGCACCTGAAGACGGGGAACTCAAAACACGACAGCCGTTTTTGCTCAAAAACCAGCTACTAA cACTGAAGATAAAATATCCTAATCAGGTTGATCAGAAAGTCACAGAAAAACAGCTGCTAG GTTCCATGACCATTCAGAAGGTGAAGGGACTGCTGTCACGTCTTCTCAAAGTTCCTGTGTCAGAACTTGTGCTGTCCTACGAAAGTCCCAAA atGCCTGGCAGAGAGATTGAGCTAGAAAATGACCAGCAGTCATTACAGTTCTATTCTGTGGAAAACGGAGACTACCTGTTAGTGCGATGGTAA